One window of Falco cherrug isolate bFalChe1 chromosome W, bFalChe1.pri, whole genome shotgun sequence genomic DNA carries:
- the LOC129734556 gene encoding olfactory receptor 14C36-like: protein MSNSSSITQFLLLALADTRELQLLHFWLSLGIYLAALMANGLIITTIVCDHHLQTPMYFFLLNLSLLDLGSISTTLPKAMANSLWDTRDISYSGCAAQLFLIVFFLSAECSLLTVMAYDRSVAICQPLHYGTLLGSRACVHMAAAAWASGFLHAALHTANTLSLPLCQGNALGQVFCEIPQILKLSCSHTYLREVGLIVAGASLLFGCFVFIVLSYMQIFRAVLRIPSEQGLHKAFSTCLPHLAVVSLFVSTATFAYLKPRSISSPSLDLVVAVLYSVVPPAVNPLIYSMRNQELKGAMCKLIAGCSSKALK, encoded by the coding sequence atgtccaacagcagctccatcacccagttcctcctcctggcattggcagacacgcgggagctgcagctcttgcacttctggctctccctgggcatctacctggctgccctcatggcCAACGGACTCATCATCACCACCATAGTGTGCGACCACCACCTGCAAACCCCcatgtacttcttcctcctcaacctCTCCCTCCTCGACCTAggctccatctccaccactctccccaaagccatggccaactccctctgggacaccagggacatcTCCTACTCaggatgtgctgcacagctcttcctgattgtctttttcctttcagcagagtgTTCTCTCCTCACCGTCATGGCCTATGACCGCTCcgtggccatctgccagcccctgcactacgggaccctgctgggcagcagagcttgtgtccacatggcagcagctgcctgggccagtGGGTTTCTCCATGCTGCGCTGCACACGGCCAATACACTGTCACTGCCGCTCTGCCAAGGCAATGCCCTGGGACAGgtcttctgtgaaatcccacagatcctcaagctctcctgctcacaCACCTACCTCAGGGAAGTGGGGCTAATTGTGGCTGGTGCTTCTTTATTatttggctgttttgtttttattgttctgtCTTACATGcagatcttcagggctgtgctgaggatcccctctgagcagggattgcacaaagccttttccacgtgcctccctcacctggccgTGGTCTCCCTCTTTGTCAGCACTGCCACGTTTGCCTACCTGAAACCCcgctccatctcctccccatccctggacctGGTGGTGGCAGTTCTGTACTcggtggtgcctccagcagtgaaccccctcatctacagcatgaggaaccaggagctgaagggTGCAATGTGCAAACTGATAGCTGGATGTTCTTCTAAAGCATTAAAATGA
- the LOC129734557 gene encoding olfactory receptor 14C36-like, translated as MSNSSSITQFLLLALADTRELQLLHFWLSLGIYLAALMANGLIITTIVCDHHLQTPMYFFLLNLSLLDLGSISTTLPKAMANSLWDTRDISYSGCAAQLFLIVFFLSAECSLLTVMAYDRSVAICQPLHYGTLLGSRACVHMAAAAWASGFLYAVLHTANTLSLPLCQGNALGQVFCEIPQILKLSCSHTYLREVGLLVISSCLVCGCFVFIVLSYVQIFRAVLRIPSEQGRHKAFSTCLPHLAVISLFLSTAIFAHLKPPSISSPSLDLVVAVLYSVVPPAVNPLIYSMRNQELKDALKKLMQSGVIQLVFYPSLSVHTQSVMASLGQNTEGDHGKTFFRLENAFLNDQPYTALLSLSAAAHGTTTTSPRKRLKSSPPIS; from the exons atgtccaacagcagctccatcacccagttcctcctcctggcattggcagacacgcgggagctgcagctcttgcacttctggctctccctgggcatctacctggctgccctcatggcCAACGGACTCATCATCACCACCATAGTGTGCGACCACCACCTGCAAACCCCcatgtacttcttcctcctcaacctCTCCCTCCTCGACCTAggctccatctccaccactctccccaaagccatggccaactccctctgggacaccagggacatcTCCTACTCaggatgtgctgcacagctcttcctgattgtctttttcctttcagcggAGTGTTCTCTCCTCACCGTCATGGCCTATGACCGCTCcgtggccatctgccagcccctgcactacgggaccctgctgggcagcagagcttgtgtccacatggcagcagctgcctgggccagtGGGTTTCTCTATGCTGTGCTGCACACGGCCAATACACTGTCACTGCCGCTCTGCCAAGGCAATGCCCTGGGACAGgtcttctgtgaaatcccacagatcctcaagctctcctgctcacaCACCTACCTCAGGGAAGTGGGGCTTCTAGTGATTAGTTCCTGTTTAGTCTGtggatgttttgttttcattgtgctgtcctatgtgcagatcttcagggctgtgctgaggatcccctctgagcagggacggcacaaagccttttccacgtgcctccctcacctggccgtgatctccctctttctcagcaCTGCCATATTTGCCCACCTGAAgcccccctccatctcctccccatccctggacctGGTGGTGGCAGTCCTGTACTcggtggtgcctccagcagtgaaccccctcatctacagcatgaggaaccaggagctgaaggacGCACTGAAGAAGCTGATGCAGTCAGGTGT catccagctggtgttttaCCCATCTCTTTCTGTTCACACCCAGAGTGTCATGGCATCGCTTGGGCAGAACACTGAGGGAGACCATGGGAAGACATTT TTCCGCttggaaaatgctttcctgaatgaCCAGCCgtacacagctctgctgtccttgaGTGCTGCTGCCCATGGGACTACCACTACAAGTCCCCGGAAGAGGCTAAAGTCTTCTCCCCCTATTTCATGA